One Fusobacterium sp. IOR10 DNA segment encodes these proteins:
- a CDS encoding Fic family protein, with the protein METTLFFNLINDNDFFNLKKLKYKYSEKEVSNCIDILKSTMFREIELKDFTENNFVFIPSKVSLNINCIKNLIKPNLTEYNYGFNAMNEEIYSTLEIENIHSERKNIENVLNGYAISGNRDNHIMGIKNALDFISDNSNKINKENLKTLYDLAIGNYLQGESKLLEGHFYRHDKVFVVGGKEVHQGLAYEKLPEYMDKFIKFINDKSDIDDFIKSVIIHFYLAYIHPYFDGNGRMARLLHLWFLVQKGYPTSLFVSFSKHINHSKKKYYKAFQIIEENQKMSKVIDVTPFINYFIENVYNKLEFSGNEESVFDIFLEKLNAGEITLKEKELWNFVISHYGKNEFTTKELEKTFGNAAYATIRSFVLKFESFGLLGSQKYKNRNKYFIK; encoded by the coding sequence ATGGAAACAACTTTATTTTTTAATCTAATCAATGATAATGATTTTTTCAACCTTAAAAAATTAAAATATAAATACTCAGAGAAAGAGGTTTCTAACTGTATAGATATATTAAAATCAACTATGTTTAGAGAAATAGAATTAAAAGATTTTACTGAGAATAATTTTGTTTTTATACCAAGTAAAGTTTCCCTAAATATTAACTGTATAAAAAATTTGATAAAACCAAATTTAACAGAATATAATTATGGATTTAATGCAATGAATGAAGAAATTTATTCTACTTTAGAAATAGAAAATATACATTCAGAAAGAAAAAACATTGAAAATGTTTTAAATGGCTATGCTATTAGTGGCAATAGAGATAATCACATAATGGGAATAAAAAATGCTCTTGATTTTATAAGTGATAATTCAAATAAGATAAACAAGGAGAATTTAAAGACTTTATATGATTTAGCAATTGGAAATTATTTACAAGGGGAAAGCAAGCTTTTAGAGGGTCACTTCTATCGTCACGATAAAGTATTTGTTGTTGGAGGAAAAGAGGTTCACCAAGGATTAGCCTATGAAAAATTACCTGAATACATGGACAAATTTATAAAATTTATCAATGATAAATCAGATATAGATGATTTTATAAAATCTGTAATTATACATTTTTATTTAGCATATATTCATCCTTACTTTGATGGCAACGGAAGAATGGCAAGATTATTACATTTATGGTTTTTAGTTCAAAAGGGATATCCTACTTCTCTATTTGTATCCTTTTCAAAGCATATAAATCATAGTAAAAAGAAATATTATAAAGCTTTTCAAATTATAGAAGAAAATCAAAAAATGTCAAAGGTTATTGATGTAACACCTTTTATAAATTATTTTATAGAAAATGTATATAATAAACTGGAATTTAGTGGAAATGAAGAAAGTGTCTTTGATATATTTTTAGAAAAATTAAATGCAGGGGAAATAACCTTAAAGGAAAAGGAACTTTGGAACTTTGTTATATCTCACTATGGGAAAAATGAATTCACAACAAAGGAATTAGAAAAAACCTTTGGAAATGCAGCTTACGCCACTATTCGTTCCTTTGTATTAAAATTTGAAAGTTTTGGACTCTTAGGAAGTCAAAAATATAAAAACAGAAATAAATATTTTATAAAATAA